In one window of Kosmotoga pacifica DNA:
- a CDS encoding class II glutamine amidotransferase, with the protein MLAIKSELPVNSDMYFLALKRMAEKGMKSPHGDGFGFLYSTESEYGVFKSLDQIWNYAHPFMEMKLGIFHARKASSGYTANLHHVHPFITEVQGKTWVFAHNGTIYDVNIDGVIDSQYYFSKIQEKLLKWPPEDALLATAKEIEKEKKFTSLTCILSDLEDIWAMKYYSDPGDNYHNLYYMEHNGVKVLASEPITQYIDVEGIVDFRELGNCEIIKL; encoded by the coding sequence ATGCTTGCAATCAAGTCTGAATTACCAGTTAACTCAGATATGTATTTCCTTGCATTGAAACGAATGGCAGAGAAGGGTATGAAAAGTCCGCATGGAGATGGTTTCGGATTCTTGTACTCGACAGAAAGTGAATATGGCGTGTTCAAAAGTCTTGACCAAATCTGGAACTACGCTCATCCATTCATGGAAATGAAGCTGGGGATTTTCCATGCAAGAAAGGCTTCCTCAGGATACACTGCAAATTTGCACCACGTTCATCCTTTCATAACGGAAGTTCAGGGGAAGACCTGGGTCTTTGCGCATAACGGGACGATCTATGATGTAAACATCGATGGAGTTATAGACTCGCAGTACTACTTTTCGAAGATCCAAGAGAAGCTGCTCAAATGGCCTCCGGAAGATGCACTTCTTGCGACCGCGAAAGAAATAGAAAAGGAGAAAAAATTTACTTCTTTGACCTGCATTCTGAGCGATCTGGAAGATATCTGGGCTATGAAATACTATTCAGATCCAGGAGACAACTATCACAACCTTTACTATATGGAACACAACGGGGTGAAAGTCCTTGCGAGTGAACCTATTACACAGTATATTGATGTTGAAGGCATTGTAGACTTCAGAGAACTCGGGAATTGTGAAATTATAAAACTTTGA